The Poecilia reticulata strain Guanapo linkage group LG4, Guppy_female_1.0+MT, whole genome shotgun sequence genomic interval TGAAACTATTCATccctttcacatttttccattgacttcaaagtgtttgtggaCACATGAACACATCTTTATTTGGGTGGAGATTATCTACACAAAGATGTGGAGCCAAACCTGTATAAGATGAGACCTCAATSGAACTTTTTGGAAACTAGCAAAGTACAAAAGTTACCACTGCACRTCACCCTGCACAAACTATTTCCACTTTGAAGTATAGTGCttgcagcatcatgctgtagcAATTACTTTGCTTTTTTAAGACACCGAAGACGGTTAAAGTTGCTGGCGAGATTAAAGGCAGTAAATACATGGCAATTCAGAAAGTAAAGCTGTTAGAGCATCTAAAAGACTTTAAACTGCAGCAAGCATTAACTTTCAGCAGGATAGGTCTCCTCAAACATGTCCACACTTACAGATGAATGGTTTTAGTCAAGAGATATATGTTAGCTTTGGTCAAATtccagacctaaattcaacAGAAATTGTGGCAAGACTTTGATGTTGACACAGCCCATCCAATCTGGCAGAGTTATTTAAGAAATAGGAATTGGCAAAAATGTGTGTCTAAACACACATAAAGCTTGGAAGGACACATGACAAAACACGTTAGAGCTTTAATTACAGCAAAACCTGGCTTGACAACATACTGAATCAGGGGGTGAACATTTGTTTATGctgcatttttcagatttgcatttgtaaaacattttctaaacatatccttttatttcaacttttcaatTATATGATTCTATGGGTTATTCTATCACAAGAGTGTAGTAATGTTTACAGAAAACTGACattagttaataaaaaaaaaaaaaacgtttaggATTTTTAGCGTGATCATTAAAAGGAGCAGGTATGTGAATCTTGGATTTGATAGGTTGagtgccttttctttttacagccGTGGTGCAATACCTGCaccaaacaaagaaagaaaaccttccCCTTTTCAACAGTCTCACAGAAGGGTAACATGTTTTTGGAGCTTCCTTTACACATACTACAACCCCCAGAGGACCATTTCCAAGAGGGTGACatcatttttgattttaacGCAAGGAAGCTGATGTCATGTTTCATGATGTAATGGTGCTTATGTGATATTAATGTAAAGCAGAAATGACTACCTGGCTCAAAAGTCAAAtgtctttatgaaaaaaaaaaaatcattctgtCAACACACCATTTTTTAACCCGAATGgtgcaacaaaaacatgcatcaaagtttacactgcttttattttctcgCCTTGTCGCTCATGCAAAACAGAGACGCACACAAAGTCTATTGTAAATCAACAGGAAGTCAGAATCTTTGAAATGGGTCTTCTTCAAGGTCTAACAATGAATATACATAATCTGACTTTCTACCATAATCCAGCTGGCCAAATTAATGATGTAAGTCACCTTGGAAGCTACGCTCcaggtcataaaaaaaaaagatatgcaACATGAAATGGTCACAAAAACCACGAGAAGGGCTTTGTCATTTTATCATCTCTGCTTTTTTCAAATACTAAGCCTCTTCTGAGCCTTATCAATTATGTAGGAGAAGAACCTGTTCAGGAGCAGAGGTTGCGTTCCACAGAGGCAAAAAAGAGAGGAGGAGTCATGAAGTTAGAACTCCACTGCAAGAGTAGCTgtccaaagaaacaaaaattatcGACAGGGGTTATCTGACCCTGATTCTGTCTTTGGAGTTCAACTCagggttaaaattaaaatgttaactaaACCACAATTTACTATTCACTTTTTATgaatctcttaaaaaaaatgtaatgaaatgtttttgaaaggggtGAACggggtaaaatattttatagctTATGTTTTAGGAGAATCCAGCTATGTATTAGGTGTCATAATGTGAGGATTTTAGGAAATATAAAAGCAATATACAAATGAGGCTTATAAATACACAGGATGCcaataatgaaaatataaaatattactgCCATATACAGTACCTCATAAAATGCTCAAACTATAGAACTATTTGTGCACTCTACAGTGCTATTTAGAACAAAGCTTATCAGTTGTTAGAACAATTTTGTTCTCTAATTCCTTCAACATGAGCATTTGTTGAAATACAATAGAGCAAACATATGCTGCCTAATAAAAGTTGGTAAACTGACTGGTCTGGCTGAAAAAactaaagctaaataaaaataaaaataactgcatgTTCATTTTCTAACATGTTTCAACATATTAATTTGGAATACTTGCTTTAAAACTACAAAGTGGCAAATTACACAAGTGACTTGTTTGCAACCCTTTGTGCATGAAATAACATCAGACACATTACCTGCAATGTACAGAGATGGGCCCATCCTGTCCAAACTGCTCCTTGGTTTTATGAACCTGGCCAATAAAATCGATGAATCCCTCTCCGGATTTGGGTACACCTTGTTCTGGCCAATCAGTAAACTGGAACTGCCTTACTGTTCTGGACTGGCCatcctgcaaaataaaatggagataAGGTGGAGAATCAGAGTCAGCTTTATTTGGCAAGTTTGTCCATgcaaacaaggaatttgacgATAGTTCCCCTTTGCTCTCATTGAAGATATTttgagaaaatggaaacatatggctaacaaaaagaaaagtcgCCATTTCAAATAACTAAGAAAAGATAATTATTGCATAGTTATTGCATGGGTGATAAAACTTCACCAGCAAGCAATTTAACTCGCTGGTGATGCAAYGAATAGTTTCTCATTTCACAAAGAACTAAGACGAAAGACACAGCCACGGTTGTGGAAAAAGCGTTAATCTGTTTAAGAAGGGACAAACCATTGGCATGCATcaagcaaagaaaacatctaaGCTTGCAGAAACTACTAAAACTGTGTTAAGAACTGTTCAAcacattattaaaaacagaaaggaaaagtgGGAAACCATTGTAACCATTAGAGAAAGACGTAGTcgaaaaaaatcctgaatgaYCTTGATTGCCAATCACTTATCTGGTGGTTGAAAACAAatctaagaaaaacaacagcagaactACGGATTATGTTTAATTGTAAGAGCACTTCCACATGCACAATGCAAGgggaacttgttttcttttgtgaagTGCCTAAAGATGCCATTTGTTGTCaattggtgctatataaataaactgaattcaaGTGAACTCAAGGGATTGGGACTGAACATCTGCATAGCCACAAGAAAACTACTTATTAGCAAAACTAGCTGCAGAAAAAAGGTTTAGATTTGCAAGGGAGAATAAAGATTGGACTCTGGAGTGATGGAAGGAGGTCGTGTGTTTCGGTGACCCCAGATTTACCCTCTTCCAGAGAGATGGGCACATCAGAGTaagaagagaggaagatgaAGTGATGCAACCATCATGACTAAAGACTCCTGTTCAAGTCTATGGGGGGCAGTTCTGTATTCTTAAGTTGCTGCAAATGGTCAGGTCCAAGTTTAGCCACATTGATAGGTCATCTGAMCACCTGAACATACTGAATGACTAAGTTATTCCATCAACtgattttttcttctctaatgtCACGAGCACATTTCAAGATGACAACGACAGGATTCACTGGGCTCAAATTGTAAATAAGTGGTTCGGGGAGCATGAGATACCATTTTACACCCAGTTTGGCCTCCACAAAGTCAGGATCAAMCCCCACAGAGAATCTCTGGAATGTGCAGGATGAGACTTTGCACACTGGTCTGCCTCTCCCATCATCAAAATCAGatgttggttaaaaaataatggaaacatGCTTTGCAAGTaaccagaaaaacatctgatatttacacacacacacacgaacacccctacacatgcacacacacacatatatataaaacacaacTCTGGAAACTGTTTCCAAACTTATTCCAAACTGTTTCCAAGtggattcagtttgttttttctccatttacCCCATACCAGCTTGTTCCCACTTCCCCCATGTTTCACAATGTATCTGTGCGTGTCAAAAGTAGGCCCAGGTAAACGAATCAATACTGTATCTGCCATGACAAGCAACTTCTCCGAGACTTCGCTGTGTTGAATAGGATAATCCTGCAATGTGATCAATAAGGCAGCCTGATAGGTTTGCAGAAAGGAGGAGGTGAGAGGCAAGAACAACTCAGGAAGAAAGGGTTggacaacaaaaagaaagaaaaaaaaaactaaataagaaaaactgtgaaaaaaataacatttctaacAGTTTTACAACAGGACACAGACGGAGCATTgtatgcaaacaaaaacatctgaacacaTTTCGAAATTGAGGCAGGATTGCATGGGGACATAGGGAGCGAACTAGGGTTTTTTCGAGAGCTTATTATACAGTGTGACAGAGCGCACAGTCAATACTTTTGTCCTTGTGAAGGAAAGTTCTTTTCAAGTTGTCAAAGGTAGAACAAATTAGTCAAGAAAGTCAGCAGAGACAAGCAGTTTTATGCAGACAGGCTCTCTGCTTGATGCCACCAGTAATTAAGACAACCAGGTGTTCATTTCTCTTGTAGTTTCTCACCTCTCTGCACAACAGACTTCAAGGCAGACACGTTGTGCCATTGTCATACAGTCCCACTACATATATTTACACTGAGATGGCATAGTCggcaacatttcaaaataggaggttcttttgtctttcagataacctgtttttttaatggaataaGATCGTTAttaagtaaatgaataaatcaacatttggcACCATCTGCGAAAGGAATTTGGTACCAAAACCATGCCCTACAGAGGATTCACATTCCTCAACCACTTTAACAAACCAATGATCATTTATCTTTCTGTATTCCACTGATGCTCTACTGTAAGGAAATGTAGTTGCCTCCAAAAAGCTATTTACCCGTGAGAGGGTACTCACTCTTGTCCTGATCTGACAAGACAAAAGGCAAAAGACAAGACACAAAATCTGCCAGATTCCACCAGTCAAGTGGCCCAAATGGCAACgtgaaccaaaaataaacaaaagaaaaagctttaatCAAAGCCTCAGAAAAATGAACATAGATTACACAttagatttttgaatttaattgatcAATACTGAAGAATATAATGAGATGCTGTGTTGTGCTTAGGTATGAAAGATGTTTATAGGTATGAAATGGAAGTGCATGGGCTAATATGACGAGTTGTAAGATACAAAATGAAGGTACGATCTGAGCACACTGAGCTTGTTCCAATAAATGCTACATAGTGAAActttgggtaacactttatttgaaggggtgtgaataagactgacatgatactttcataaacatgacatagcaCNCTGGAAATATACTGTGGAGATTTTAACTCTACTAGGGTCACCTGGCTTAGGAAGCAGGCTTTACACATTAATACAATGGAACAAATTTTACGATAtgtgctgctgctttctttttgaCAACCACTGGGAGTGTGCTTTCTTAAAGCTCTTTGTGCTTACAGGCAGTTTGgtgacattttcttaaattgtaGAGGATGTTTTCTGCACAACTATTCATAATGTAATTGTATGTAGAATTGTGTAGAAACTCAAGGTTTCCTTTTGATGGCCGGTTTTCTTGTTCCGTTTCACTTGATGACCAAATGACCAAAGTTTGGGAAAACCTAGGAGTCGCCGCGGTTTGGCCATTTCTCAggataaaactcaaaaacagtCAATAGAAACACttaacccccttttttttttacatccaaaacAGGCACGTGTCCCAGTCTTGGCTACATCCATCTGCTTCTCTTTGATTTTCGTTCCATTTTTCCTTCAATTGCGGTTGTTTGTTGCCGCTGTAtcataaagatatttttttagaagAGAAATGTCCACGAATGTTTACAACTTCCTCCACTGAAACACTTGAGGTAAGGTAAGCAGTCCGACACTTTGATTGACACCCACCCCACAGCGTGAGCCACAGCCTCTGGTTGCTTGTTGCTGAGAATTGTCTTCAGTTGAAATCATGGGCAATTTTCCTCTCCGCCTYGAGTCTGAATTGGAATTTCTCTTTGTCTGGTCGTATCGGGTGTTATTTTCTAAAGATTTACAGGATCCTGTTTGGTGTTTCTGAACGAGCAGTGGTAAAATGATCAACTGCTGTCATTTCAAATTTGAAACGTTTCTATGGCTCAGGAAACCGTTGAGTTGGGAGAGGAGGGGGCAACAGGWTTCTGAGGGGAGGAGATGGCTTTTTACGTTGCATAGTGATCAAAGCTTCCTAAGTACTCCAGAGCTGCGTGATAGCAAAATTGGTATTCGtcctatagaaaaaaaaaaaagcatcaggtAACTGTTTTGCATTTACACCAACAAGAAAGTGTTCAACTTTTTGTCGGTCTTGGACAATTTCTCACCTCAGTCTGGACCATAGCTGGCCTCTGCGTCCGGAGCATCTTCACTGTTTGGAAGATGTCTACCACTCCCTCGTAACGCATTCTCTCCAGGACGATGCTGAGGGTTATGAAGACTCCAGTTCTTCCCACTCCAGCACTAGATTTAAGAATCagacaagagaaacaaaaaagatgaagaattgTGCTCATTGCagacacatacaaaaaaaacaaacaaacaaaaaacacctgtTCTGGAACGAGAATGGGTCCATATCAATAAACTATGAATGAAAACTATGAatgaaaagtgaatttatttcaatcattctgtttttcagaaaagtcaAGACCATTGAAAAAAGCATTGAAAGTGATGCCCAGGCACTACTGAATACATGACTAATACTCCCTTTACATGCAAGAAGGTGATCAGCCAAAGGTGCTTTAACAACAACCTTGAGCACATGAACGTTGCTGTCTGGTGTGTCTCATCCTCTTCCACCAGAtcattttttggttttaggGCAGATTAGTTTGCTGGCTAATTAAACAGTGACTCCATGGCCATTAAACCAAATATTAATACTTTAGGAAGTGTGGGTACGTGTCAAGTTCTGTgggaaaaatgaaatcagaatttCAATAAAGCTCTTCACTAGAGGAAAGTGTGAAATGCTATAAATCCTGCTGTTATACggctgtctgttttttttttttataccagacTCTGGGATCTTGATATtcaaattgaaatgtaaaatttactttcttcttcactttaATCAGAAAAGTGGATTTCTTCCACTTAGCTTTCCATTTATATCTTTAAGAATAGCAAGATATTTTAGCAATGTCCCTCCTGAAACCCTTCTCAAGGAAGTTAATGACTTTTTGAGCAGCGGTCAACTCGGCACTCTTGCCCATACTGAACACtgaatttctgcttttcttgtaattttctgCCTAAAATTTCTcccttaaaaacacatttttcatcttatttcTATTTACATACATACTTTTTGAATCATTATCTTTAAGCCATTATCACGAAAACCTAAAggaaagaaatatatataattttgcgTTTAATAAATCTGTCACATATCTGAATTTCACCTTTTGAATGAATATCTGAAGTGAATTAACTGTTTGATGATGTTCTRCTTTATTTGGTTGAAGTTGGTCTATGTTTCTCTTGTGTCCTTATCAGTCCTTCTGCATTCAAATTACACCTGAAAGTTCAAATTTGATAAAATTCTAACTTTTCATAAAATACACCTCATGACAAACAGAAAGATTGAGTTATAAAAACGCTGCATGTTGTTAGCTCTGACTTCCtagaaagcaacaaaaatctACAGCAAGAAATGATGCTCAAGGTAACAAGAACAATGRCAGCAAGGAGACAATTTGCATGCAAGAACCCTGCGAATCCACTTATACATGTGCCTCCATTCTCGTCCTCAAGGACACATGCACACATCGCaaatcacacacatacacacaaacaacatttaGTCTCATTAAGCGCCTCTTTCCATGTGttggtagagaaaaaaaaaaaaacctagccTGCTGCTGGTCCCCAGAAATACAACTCGAGTTTTAACTCAGACGCTGAAATACTTGAGAGTTGGSCCTGTAAGCTGCTTTGCTGCAAAATGACTTCCACATCACCAATGGAACAATAATTGATATGACAACAGATTTATTTGAGCTTCTTGCCTTTGATGCCACTTTGTAGGATGAGGAGTGAAAATGATGGTTGCAGACACTGTAGCTGACaactgggtgtgtgtgtgttggtcgACAAATGTAGCTCATATTATTTCACCAAATCTAAACAATAGCAAACAACAGCGCTCTAATCGTGCAGCACATACAATCGCCCCACCATCAGGCGCAAAATCCTATAGCCCACCCAAAGATGCTTCCTGGGACTTCTCCTTCAACCTCCTCCTCTCCAGATCCAAATCTTAAAGAGCGGTGAGCCACTGCAGACTGAGAGGATTTGGTGTCTCCCCCACCCCCATTCACAGGATGTATTCATGCAATTAATAACAAAAAGCATGTGGTGCTATTAGACAGAGGGAGAGTAAAGGATGGGAGGAGGCAGAGTGAGAGGAAAAAGATCCAGGAGAATGGCTGGATGGGAAAGAAGAGCGAGCGAGAGGATTAAGGAATAGGCAGATGACAGACTGGGAAGTCTGGTGATGGAAAGCGCAAGAGTAAGAGAAAAGGGAGACATAAGCTCTTCTCGTGGAGATAAGAAAGCCCAGAAGAGGAggggaaaagacaaaaaaaaagagaaaggtgGCTGCtatactgcaaaaataaaaacaaaaatccatcccccaaagaaatgtattttcaaaataagaacTCTTCAACACATCAGTAGTCTGACAACCATATTATTTGGCTGATTTTCTGGATATTGTctatttactattattttagtCTTCTCTACTCAAAAGTTCTCATATGACAAATGTCCAGATTTTTCTTCCTAGACCTCAACAGGAGGTCTAGGAACCTCCTGTTGAGGTTCCTATGTATTTTGATCCTGAGTATCAAAATACATATGAATAtaagacataaaaatataaaagatagCAACTAAACCTATGAAATTACTTGGCTTTTGTATTTGAAGTATTTAACATATAGTAGCTTGTGAAACTATTCATccctttcacatttttccattgacttcaaagtgtttgtggaCACATGAACACATCTTTATTTGGGTGGAGATTATCTACACAAAGATGTGGAGCCAAACCTGTATAAGATGAGACCTCAATSGAACTTTTTGGAAACTAGCAAAGTACAAAAGTTACCACTGCACRTCACCCTGCACAAACTATTTCCACTTTGAAGTATAGTGCttgcagcatcatgctgtagcAATTACTTTGCTTTTTTAAGACACCGAAGACGGTTAAAGTTGCTGGCGAGATTAAAGGCAGTAAATACATGGCAATTCAGAAAGTAAAGCTGTTAGAGCATCTAAAAGACTTTAAACTGCAGCAAGCATTAACTTTCAGCAGGATAGGTCTCCTCAAACATGTCCACACTTACAGATGAATGGTTTTAGTCAAGAGATATATGTTAGCTTTGGTCAAATtccagacctaaattcaacAGAAATTGTGGCAAGACTTTGATGTTGACACAGCCCATCCAATCTGGCAGAGTTATTTAAGAAATAGGAATTGGCAAAAATGTGTGTCTAAACACACATAAAGCTTGGAAGGACACATGACAAAACACGTTAGAGCTTTAATTACAGCAAAACCTGGCTTGACAACATACTGAATCAGGGGGTGAACATTTGTTTATGctgcatttttcagatttgcatttgtaaaacattttctaaacatatccttttatttcaacttttcaatTATATGATTCTATGGGTTATTCTATCACAAGAGTGTAGTAATGTTTACAGAAAACTGACattagttaataaaaaaaaaaaaaacgtttaggATTTTTAGCGTGATCATTAAAAGGAGCAGGTATGTGAATCTTGGATTTGATAGGTTGagtgccttttctttttacagccGTGGTGCAATACCTGCaccaaacaaagaaagaaaaccttccCCTTTTCAACAGTCTCACAGAAGGGTAACATGTTTTTGGAGCTTCCTTTACACATACTACAACCCCCAGAGGACCATTTCCAAGAGGGTGACatcatttttgattttaacGCAAGGAAGCTGATGTCATGTTTCATGATGTAATGGTGCTTATGTGATATTAATGTAAAGCAGAAATGACTACCTGGCTCAAAAGTCAAAtgtctttatgaaaaaaaaaaaatcattctgtCAACACACCATTTTTTAACCCGAATGgtgcaacaaaaacatgcatcaaagtttacactgcttttattttctcgCCTTGTCGCTCATGCAAAACAGAGACGCACACAAAGTCTATTGTAAATCAACAGGAAGTCAGAATCTTTGAAATGGGTCTTCTTCAAGGTCTAACAATGAATATACATAATCTGACTTTCTACCATAATCCAGCTGGCCAAATTAATGATGTAAGTCACCTTGGAAGCTACGCTCcaggtcataaaaaaaaaagatatgcaACATGAAATGGTCACAAAAACCACGAGAAGGGCTTTGTCATTTTATCATCTCTGCTTTTTTCAAATACTAAGCCTCTTCTGAGCCTTATCAATTATGTAGGAGAAGAACCTGTTCAGGAGCAGAGGTTGCGTTCCACAGAGGCAAAAAAGAGAGGAGGAGTCATGAAGTTAGAACTCCACTGCAAGAGTAGCTgtccaaagaaacaaaaattatcGACAGGGGTTATCTGACCCTGATTCTGTCTTTGGAGTTCAACTCagggttaaaattaaaatgttaactaaACCACAATTTACTATTCACTTTTTATgaatctcttaaaaaaaatgtaatgaaatgtttttgaaaggggtGAACggggtaaaatattttatagctTATGTTTTAGGAGAATCCAGCTATGTATTAGGTGTCATAATGTGAGGATTTTAGGAAATATAAAAGCAATATACAAATGAGGCTTATAAATACACAGGATGCcaataatgaaaatataaaatattactgCCATATACAGTACCTCATAAAATGCTCAAACTATAGAACTATTTGTGCACTCTACAGTGCTATTTAGAACAAAGCTTATCAGTTGTTAGAACAATTTTGTTCTCTAATTCCTTCAACATGAGCATTTGTTGAAATACAATAGAGCAAACATATGCTGCCTAATAAAAGTTGGTAAACTGACTGGTCTGGCTGAAAAAactaaagctaaataaaaataaaaataactgcatgTTCATTTTCTAACATGTTTCAACATATTAATTTGGAATACTTGCTTTAAAACTACAAAGTGGCAAATTACACAAGTGACTTGTTTGCAACCCTTTGTGCATGAAATAACATCAGACACATTACCTGCAATGTACAGAGATGGGCCCATCCTGTCCAAACTGCTCCTTGGTTTTATGAACCTGGCCAATAAAATCGATGAATCCCTCTCCGGATTTGGGTACACCTTGTTCTGGCCAATCAGTAAACTGGAACTGCCTTACTGTTCTGGACTGGCCatcctgcaaaataaaatggagataAGGTGGAGAATCAGAGTCAGCTTTATTTGGCAAGTTTGTCCATgcaaacaaggaatttgacgATAGTTCCCCTTTGCTCTCATTGAAGATATTttgagaaaatggaaacatatggctaacaaaaagaaaagtcgCCATTTCAAATAACTAAGAAAAGATAATTATTGCATAGTTATTGCATGGGTGATAAAACTTCACCAGCAAGCAATTTAACTCGCTGGTGATGCAAYGAATAGTTTCTCATTTCACAAAGAACTAAGACGAAAGACACAGCCACGGTTGTGGAAAAAGCGTTAATCTGTTTAAGAAGGGACAAACCATTGGCATGCATcaagcaaagaaaacatctaaGCTTGCAGAAACTACTAAAACTGTGTTAAGAACTGTTCAAcacattattaaaaacagaaaggaaaagtgGGAAACCATTGTAACCATTAGAGAAAGACGTAGTcgaaaaaaatcctgaatgaYCTTGATTGCCAATCACTTATCTGGTGGTTGAAAACAAatctaagaaaaacaacagcagaactACGGATTATGTTTAATTGTAAGAGCACTTCCACATGCACAATGCAAGgggaacttgttttcttttgtgaagTGCCTAAAGATGCCATTTGTTGTCaattggtgctatataaataaactgaattcaaGTGAACTCAAGGGATTGGGACTGAACATCTGCATAGCCACAAGAAAACTACTTATTAGCAAAACTAGCTGCAGAAAAAAGGTTTAGATTTGCAAGGGAGAATAAAGATTGGACTCTGGAGTGATGGAAGGAGGTCGTGTGTTTCGGTGACCCCAGATTTACCCTCTTCCAGAGAGATGGGCACATCAGAGTaagaagagaggaagatgaAGTGATGCAACCATCATGACTAAAGACTCCTGTTCAAGTCTATGGGGGGCAGTTCTGTATTCTTAAGTTGCTGCAAATGGTCAGGTCCAAGTTTAGCCACATTGATAGGTCATCTGAMCACCTGAACATACTGAATGACTAAGTTATTCCATCAACtgattttttcttctctaatgtCACGAGCACATTTCAAGATGACAACGACAGGATTCACTGGGCTCAAATTGTAAATAAGTGGTTCGGGGAGCATGAGATACCATTTTACACCCAGTTTGGCCTCCACAAAGTCAGGATCAAMCCCCACAGAGAATCTCTGGAATGTGCAGGATGAGACTTTGCACACTGGTCTGCCTCTCCCATCATCAAAATCAGatgttggttaaaaaataatggaaacatGCTTTGCAAGTaaccagaaaaacatctgatatttacacacacacacacgaacacccctacacatgcacacacacacatatatataaaacacaacTCTGGAAACTGTTTCCAAACTTATTCCAAACTGTTTCCAAGtggattcagtttgttttttctccatttacCCCATACCAGCTTGTTCCCACTTCCCCCATGTTTCACAATGTATCTGTGCGTGTCAAAAGTAGGCCCAGGTAAACGAATCAATACTGTATCTGCCATGACAAGCAACTTCTCCGAGACTTCGCTGTGTTGAATAGGATAATCCTGCAATGTGATCAATAAGGCAGCCTGATAGGTTTGCAGAAAGGAGGAGGTGAGAGGCAAGAACAACTCAGGAAGAAAGGGTTggacaacaaaaagaaagaaaaaaaaaactaaataagaaaaactgtgaaaaaaataacatttctaacAGTTTTACAACAGGACACAGACGGAGCATTgtatgcaaacaaaaacatctgaacacaTTTCGAAATTGAGGCAGGATTGCATGGGGACATAGGGAGCGAACTAGGGTTTTTTCGAGAGCTTATTATACAGTGTGACAGAGCGCACAGTCAATACTTTTGTCCTTGTGAAGGAAAGTTCTTTTCAAGTTGTCAAAGG includes:
- the LOC103463441 gene encoding receptor-type tyrosine-protein phosphatase delta-like, encoding MFPFSQNIFNESKGELSSNSLFAWTNLPNKADSDSPPYLHFILQDGQSRTVRQFQFTDWPEQGVPKSGEGFIDFIGQVHKTKEQFGQDGPISVHCSAGVGRTGVFITLSIVLERMRYEGVVDIFQTVKMLRTQRPAMVQTEDEYQFCYHAALEYLGSFDHYAT